One window from the genome of Paenibacillus azoreducens encodes:
- a CDS encoding glycosyltransferase family 4 protein, whose translation MKLIMVGPIPPPIGGISVHIQRLADELQKHNVECVIYNESNVADQQRHIVAMGSYRKFVLQIPFIRGDLFHFHTIDPRFRMLLGCYKLLGKKIMLTVHGESLSQQLEHAGRLTRKLLLASLKRIDYIVCVNEATTRLLLNLGFRQDRVGTIPAYIHPNERGGGQWPLPAEVSKFIDTEDFVICANGFVRLFQDHDLYGIDLLIEMMRGLTDNGISARLLFALLGAAEQSPEERKYYEAIKRRIAAYGLAERFYFYEVKDTEFWPILKKSRLFIRPTSMDGYGVSVAEALHCQIPAVASDVCKRPDGTLLFKSRDLEELTETVRRVIRNYESFKQSASKAMPKDYASDLIAVYNRISGPKPIESKVMSRVNR comes from the coding sequence ATGAAATTGATTATGGTAGGACCGATTCCTCCTCCAATCGGCGGGATTTCGGTCCATATTCAAAGATTGGCTGACGAACTGCAAAAGCATAACGTCGAATGCGTCATTTACAACGAGTCCAATGTGGCGGATCAGCAGCGGCATATCGTGGCTATGGGTAGCTACAGAAAATTCGTACTGCAGATCCCTTTTATCCGCGGGGATCTGTTTCATTTTCACACGATCGATCCGCGTTTTCGGATGCTGCTTGGTTGCTATAAACTGCTCGGCAAAAAGATTATGCTCACCGTTCACGGCGAAAGCCTGTCACAGCAGCTTGAACATGCGGGCCGCCTCACGCGCAAGCTGCTGCTGGCAAGCCTGAAGCGGATCGATTATATCGTATGCGTCAATGAAGCAACGACGCGGTTGCTGCTGAATCTTGGCTTCCGGCAGGACCGGGTGGGCACGATTCCGGCTTATATTCATCCGAATGAACGCGGGGGAGGGCAATGGCCGCTGCCGGCTGAGGTCAGCAAATTCATCGATACGGAGGATTTTGTCATCTGCGCCAACGGGTTTGTGCGCTTATTTCAAGATCATGATCTGTATGGCATTGATCTTCTCATTGAGATGATGAGGGGGCTAACGGATAACGGCATTTCAGCCCGTTTGCTGTTTGCCCTGCTTGGAGCTGCGGAGCAGAGTCCGGAAGAACGGAAATATTACGAGGCGATCAAGCGGCGGATTGCCGCCTACGGTTTGGCCGAACGGTTTTATTTTTATGAAGTGAAGGATACGGAGTTTTGGCCCATTTTGAAAAAAAGCAGGTTGTTCATAAGGCCGACCAGCATGGATGGCTACGGCGTGTCCGTTGCCGAGGCGCTTCACTGCCAAATTCCGGCGGTGGCAAGCGATGTATGCAAAAGACCTGACGGAACCCTTTTGTTTAAGTCCCGCGATTTGGAGGAGCTTACGGAAACGGTGCGCCGGGTAATACGGAATTACGAAAGCTTCAAGCAGTCCGCGTCCAAGGCGATGCCGAAGGACTATGCATCCGATCTGATCGCGGTCTACAACCGGATTTCGGGTCCAAAGCCTATAGAAAGCAAAGTGATGTCCCGTGTCAACCGATAA
- a CDS encoding bi-domain-containing oxidoreductase: MNQVIIRQGSAVVEQIPAPEIREGTVLVQVDHSCISIGTEISGLQTSGVPLWKRAVQQPDKVRKLMQIAAAQGLSHTRNMLKVKMGSGQPSGYSAAGTVIEVGAGITDLKAGDRVACAGAQFAHHAEIIRVPRNLVTPVPEGLEMAEASTVTLGAIAMQGLRRAAPTLGETFVVIGLGILGQLTAQLLKANGCRVIGTDLDKDRIALAQRLGMDLAIWPGEDSSAQAALRLTDGLGADGVIITAAAKSSTILAEAFRMTRKKGRVVVVGDVGLEINRSDIYEKELDFYISTSYGPGRYDRNYEEKGQDYPLGYVRWTENRNMREYLRLVAEGKIRLEPMISRVFPVSEAAEAYAFIQHAEAKPMMVLLSYPQTAVISGDRHKVTTNPQLSARVGMEHKVRIGLIGAGEFAKAMHLPNINALSGMFQLQAVMSQTGHNAAETAKQFGAVYAATSYRLLLEDPEVDAVLIATRHDTHASIVLEALEAGKHVFVEKPLALTRPELEDIEKFYADLPDGKSAPVLVTGFNRRFSPYAAKIKEITERRSNPMILNYRMNAGYLPLDHWTQTEEGGGRNRGECCHIYDLFTYLTGSRVQRIHVSHIDPATKHYTHTDNFVATMEFGDGSVATVTYTALGSKSYPKEQMDIYVDGKNIFLDDYRRLLIAGSKAKGLETKISSKGQRETLERFGEAVQGRTEWPIPLWQQIQASEIALEVERSLTKGMMNP, from the coding sequence ATGAATCAAGTGATCATTAGGCAGGGCAGCGCCGTTGTTGAACAAATTCCGGCGCCGGAAATTAGGGAAGGAACCGTGCTCGTCCAGGTGGACCATTCGTGCATTTCGATCGGAACGGAAATCAGCGGTTTGCAGACCAGCGGCGTTCCGCTCTGGAAACGCGCGGTACAGCAGCCGGACAAGGTCAGGAAGCTGATGCAAATCGCCGCCGCCCAAGGTTTGTCCCATACGCGGAATATGCTCAAGGTGAAGATGGGCTCGGGACAGCCTTCGGGTTATTCCGCCGCCGGAACGGTAATTGAAGTCGGGGCAGGAATTACGGATTTAAAAGCGGGGGATCGCGTTGCCTGTGCCGGAGCCCAGTTTGCCCACCATGCCGAGATCATCCGGGTGCCCCGGAATTTGGTGACGCCCGTTCCCGAAGGATTGGAGATGGCGGAAGCAAGCACGGTGACGCTTGGAGCGATCGCCATGCAGGGCTTGCGGCGTGCGGCCCCGACTTTGGGGGAGACGTTTGTGGTGATCGGGCTGGGAATTTTGGGACAGCTGACGGCACAACTGCTGAAAGCAAACGGATGTCGGGTCATCGGCACCGATCTGGATAAAGACCGGATCGCGCTTGCACAGCGCTTGGGTATGGATTTGGCCATTTGGCCCGGGGAGGATAGCAGCGCCCAAGCCGCGCTCCGGTTGACCGACGGCTTGGGCGCGGATGGCGTCATTATTACGGCAGCGGCAAAATCCAGCACGATCCTGGCGGAAGCCTTCCGGATGACAAGGAAGAAGGGGCGCGTTGTCGTTGTGGGGGATGTCGGCCTTGAGATTAATCGGTCCGACATTTATGAGAAGGAACTGGATTTTTATATTTCCACCTCCTATGGGCCGGGCCGTTATGACCGGAACTACGAAGAGAAGGGACAAGATTATCCGCTCGGATATGTGCGCTGGACGGAAAATCGGAATATGAGGGAATACCTGCGGTTAGTTGCGGAGGGGAAGATTCGGCTTGAACCGATGATTTCCCGCGTATTCCCGGTAAGCGAAGCGGCGGAAGCATATGCATTTATCCAGCATGCGGAGGCCAAGCCGATGATGGTGCTGCTTTCATATCCGCAGACGGCAGTCATCTCGGGCGACAGGCATAAAGTAACTACTAATCCGCAGCTCAGCGCAAGGGTGGGCATGGAGCACAAAGTGCGGATCGGATTGATTGGAGCTGGCGAATTTGCCAAAGCCATGCACCTGCCGAATATCAATGCCTTATCAGGCATGTTTCAGCTGCAGGCCGTCATGAGCCAGACCGGGCATAATGCCGCCGAAACGGCCAAGCAATTTGGGGCGGTGTATGCGGCCACGAGTTATCGGCTGCTTCTTGAGGACCCCGAGGTTGACGCGGTGCTGATCGCAACGCGCCATGATACCCACGCTTCTATCGTGCTTGAGGCGCTTGAGGCCGGAAAACATGTGTTTGTGGAGAAACCTCTGGCTCTAACCCGGCCGGAACTGGAGGATATCGAAAAGTTTTATGCGGATTTGCCGGATGGAAAATCGGCTCCGGTGCTGGTCACCGGTTTTAACCGCAGGTTTTCGCCTTATGCGGCCAAGATCAAAGAGATCACGGAACGGCGCAGCAACCCGATGATATTGAACTACCGGATGAATGCCGGTTATCTGCCTTTGGACCATTGGACGCAGACGGAAGAAGGCGGAGGCCGCAACCGTGGGGAATGCTGCCATATTTATGATCTGTTTACTTATTTGACTGGCAGCAGGGTACAGCGGATTCACGTATCCCATATCGATCCGGCAACGAAACATTATACGCATACGGATAATTTTGTCGCAACGATGGAGTTTGGGGACGGATCCGTCGCCACGGTGACCTATACCGCGCTTGGCAGCAAATCTTATCCCAAAGAGCAGATGGACATTTACGTGGACGGCAAAAACATTTTCCTTGACGACTACCGCCGGCTGCTGATTGCCGGCAGCAAAGCGAAAGGGCTGGAAACGAAAATCTCCAGCAAAGGACAGCGCGAAACGCTTGAGCGGTTCGGAGAAGCCGTTCAAGGCCGCACGGAGTGGCCGATACCGTTATGGCAGCAGATCCAGGCCTCGGAAATTGCGCTTGAAGTCGAAAGATCATTAACCAAAGGAATGATGAACCCATGA
- a CDS encoding oligosaccharide flippase family protein, which yields MSTDNPKMLSSGAVYFCSSVLTQLVNLLLIPLYTRNLTQDQFGQYDLLLSVQMLLSLLIALGVHSGMIRFFNEFENKRELRNTALTFAMLWGAVCILGAWALSPLLSPLAFDHSADAVLFIPYVVMISVFSCLNLIYSSFYSMQFKAMKSSSIQFSVVLSTLLFALYFFLARGQGIIGIFTSQLLANMLVFGVLFVLNLGTFRFTLEKKQLRHMLRYGTGLLLGDISAWVLSLSDRFLIKGYMNLSSVAVYSIGYKIGMLINPAFIAPFMSVFTAFKFKAYKDEDGPEKIRKMFRIYNFLGWLCVLGLSLFAHVGVRLVATAEYDAAAYLIPLIAFSYFLSGSVAFYSLGLHIANKMRTNYLISILAAVINVICNLVLIPWLGIYGSALATVISYAVTNAVFYHYGSKYYPLGLSVFFPYKYLILYVPIYALYVACMQLPLSLPLEIGLNMLLVLIFTAASLLFGFINRHELLGDLLSALNRKSKKMIVEGASSES from the coding sequence GTGTCAACCGATAATCCCAAAATGCTGTCAAGCGGGGCGGTGTACTTCTGCTCCTCGGTCTTGACCCAGCTTGTCAATTTGCTGCTTATCCCTTTATATACTAGGAACTTAACGCAGGATCAGTTCGGCCAATATGATCTCCTTCTCAGCGTGCAGATGCTGCTTTCGCTGCTCATCGCGTTGGGAGTTCATTCCGGAATGATCCGTTTTTTTAACGAATTCGAAAACAAACGGGAGCTGCGGAATACCGCGCTGACATTTGCCATGCTGTGGGGCGCGGTCTGCATCTTGGGCGCCTGGGCTTTAAGCCCGCTATTGTCTCCGCTTGCGTTTGACCACAGTGCGGATGCCGTCCTGTTCATTCCATACGTGGTTATGATTTCGGTATTTTCCTGCCTTAATCTGATCTACTCCAGCTTTTACTCTATGCAGTTTAAGGCGATGAAGTCCAGCAGTATACAGTTTTCGGTCGTTTTATCCACTCTGCTTTTTGCCTTGTATTTCTTTCTCGCCCGGGGGCAAGGAATCATTGGCATCTTTACGTCTCAACTGCTGGCGAACATGCTTGTGTTTGGCGTGTTGTTCGTGCTGAATCTCGGAACCTTTCGTTTTACGCTGGAGAAAAAGCAATTGCGCCATATGCTGAGGTACGGCACCGGCCTGCTGTTAGGGGACATCTCCGCCTGGGTGCTTAGTTTAAGCGACCGTTTCCTGATCAAAGGTTATATGAACTTGTCTTCAGTCGCCGTATACTCCATTGGATACAAGATCGGCATGCTGATCAATCCGGCATTCATCGCCCCTTTTATGTCCGTGTTCACGGCTTTTAAATTCAAGGCCTATAAGGATGAGGACGGGCCGGAAAAGATCAGGAAAATGTTCAGGATCTACAATTTTCTCGGCTGGTTATGTGTTCTGGGATTATCTCTTTTCGCCCATGTAGGTGTAAGGCTGGTGGCTACGGCAGAATACGATGCGGCCGCCTACTTAATTCCGCTGATCGCCTTTTCGTATTTCCTGTCGGGCAGCGTCGCCTTTTATTCTCTTGGACTGCATATAGCTAATAAAATGCGGACGAATTATCTGATATCCATCCTGGCTGCGGTCATCAACGTGATATGTAATCTGGTATTGATCCCTTGGCTTGGGATTTACGGTTCGGCGCTTGCGACGGTGATTTCCTATGCAGTGACCAACGCTGTGTTTTATCATTATGGATCCAAATATTACCCGCTTGGGCTAAGCGTTTTTTTTCCGTACAAATATTTGATCCTCTATGTGCCGATTTACGCTCTCTACGTCGCGTGCATGCAGCTGCCCTTATCTCTGCCGCTTGAAATCGGCCTGAATATGCTGCTTGTGCTGATTTTTACCGCTGCAAGCCTTCTCTTTGGTTTTATCAACAGGCATGAGCTGCTTGGAGACCTGCTGTCCGCGTTGAACCGCAAATCCAAAAAAATGATCGTGGAAGGAGCAAGTTCCGAATCATGA